One Oryza brachyantha chromosome 3, ObraRS2, whole genome shotgun sequence DNA segment encodes these proteins:
- the LOC102701903 gene encoding protein TORNADO 2-like, with protein sequence MALSYVGVAAINLVAALFSIPVIAAGSWLSSQVDSACVQILQWPLIGLGVAVLAVGLAGFVAAFWRLPWLLLAYFVGMLLLMVALAGLAVFVFVVTASASGHPVPSRAFLEYDLDDFSGWLRGRVDDPGRWEQIKTCLAATPVCTAVNQTYATAQELFSASWLTPLQSGCCKPPTRCGYTFVTPMFWISPISPTADPDCTAWSNDQSQLCYSCASCKAGLLQNLRREWRRADLILVVATVALLAVYALGCYAFRTAKTDELFRRYRQGYT encoded by the coding sequence ATGGCCCTCAGCTATGTTGGTGTGGCGGCCATCAACCTGGTGGCTGCGCTGTTCTCCATCCCGGTGATCGCGGCTGGTAGCTGGCTGTCCTCACAAGTAGACAGCGCGTGCGTCCAGATCCTCCAGTGGCCACTGATTggcctcggcgtcgccgtcctcgccgtTGGTCTCGCTGGATTCGTCGCCGCCTTCTGGCGACTGCCCTGGCTACTCCTTGCCTACTTCGTCGGCATGCTCCTCCTCATGGTGGCGCTCGCCGGCCTTGCTgtcttcgtcttcgtcgtcACCGCCAGCGCGTCGGGTCACCCCGTGCCTAGCCGGGCCTTCCTCGAGTACGACCTGGACGATTTTTCCGGCTGGCTGCGTGGCCGCGTCGATGATCCAGGCAGATGGGAGCAGATCAAGACGTGTCTGGCCGCCACGCCCGTCTGCACGGCCGTCAACCAGACCTACGCCACGGCGCAGGAATTGTTCTCCGCCTCGTGGCTCACCCCATTGCAGTCAGGGTGCTGCAAGCCGCCCACCCGGTGTGGCTACACCTTCGTCACTCCGATGTTCTGGATTAGCCCCATCAGCCCCACTGCCGACCCCGATTGCACCGCTTGGAGCAACGACCAGTCCCAGCTCTGCTACTCCTGCGCCTCCTGCAAGGCTGGTCTTCTCCAGAACCTTCGTAGGGAGTGGCGCCGAGCGGATctcatcctcgtcgtcgccaccgtcgcGCTCCTCGCCGTCTACGCATTGGGGTGCTATGCCTTCCGCACCGCCAAGACCGACGAGCTCTTCCGTCGCTACAGGCAGGGCTATACGTAG